The Candidatus Effluviviaceae Genus I sp. genome has a window encoding:
- the mtaB gene encoding tRNA (N(6)-L-threonylcarbamoyladenosine(37)-C(2))-methylthiotransferase MtaB codes for MKAPTVGLATVGCKLNQYETQGLADLMESAGFQVVPFSEPADVYIVNTCTVTSRSDSRSRQMLRRAARANPGAVVVATGCYAQRDAEALGAMPEVALVAGNSDKGRVAALVGEILSARKPPRVAVGPMASAAFEALDIRRFRGHSRAFVKIQDGCDRRCAYCAVPDARGPERSRPFADVVLQAERLAASGHREVVLTGVHIGAYRSPGGGLTELLRALVAVEGLERVRLGSLEPRELTPELASAITSLDRVAKHLHVPLQSGSDGVLAAMGRDYTREGYVAAVRSVTDRAATCGLGADVMVGFPGETDRDFDDTLALVRDLPFTYLHVFAFSPRSGTEAAARTGRVPPAVKRARSRELREVGRRKSLEFRRSLVGSTLDVLVEGAAGAGLVSGLSSNYVRLTFSGEQALAGRIVAVRVDRADGVLTWGTALGERP; via the coding sequence ATGAAGGCGCCAACGGTCGGACTCGCAACGGTCGGCTGCAAGCTCAACCAGTACGAGACCCAGGGGCTCGCGGACCTCATGGAGAGCGCGGGCTTTCAGGTCGTGCCGTTCTCTGAACCCGCCGACGTCTACATCGTCAACACCTGCACGGTGACCTCCCGCAGCGACTCCCGCTCGCGGCAGATGCTCCGCAGGGCCGCCCGCGCCAACCCCGGCGCCGTGGTCGTGGCCACGGGCTGCTACGCGCAGCGGGACGCGGAGGCGCTCGGCGCCATGCCCGAGGTCGCCCTCGTCGCGGGAAACAGCGACAAGGGGCGGGTCGCCGCGCTCGTCGGCGAGATCCTGTCGGCGCGGAAGCCGCCCCGCGTCGCCGTGGGCCCGATGGCGTCGGCCGCCTTCGAGGCACTCGACATCCGGAGGTTCCGCGGACACTCGCGCGCCTTCGTGAAGATCCAGGACGGCTGCGACCGACGGTGCGCGTACTGCGCGGTCCCGGACGCGCGCGGCCCGGAGCGGAGCCGCCCGTTCGCCGACGTCGTCCTGCAGGCCGAGCGCCTCGCGGCGTCGGGGCACCGTGAGGTCGTCCTCACGGGCGTGCACATCGGAGCGTACCGCTCGCCGGGCGGCGGCCTCACCGAGCTCCTCAGAGCCCTCGTCGCGGTCGAGGGCCTCGAGCGCGTGAGGCTGGGGTCGCTCGAGCCGCGCGAGCTCACGCCCGAGCTCGCCAGCGCCATCACGTCGCTGGACCGCGTTGCGAAGCACCTTCACGTCCCGCTCCAGAGCGGCTCCGATGGCGTGCTCGCGGCCATGGGAAGGGACTACACGCGCGAGGGGTACGTGGCCGCCGTGCGGAGCGTCACGGACCGCGCTGCGACCTGCGGGCTCGGCGCGGACGTCATGGTCGGCTTCCCCGGCGAGACCGACCGGGACTTCGATGACACGCTCGCGCTGGTCCGCGACCTCCCGTTCACCTATCTCCACGTCTTCGCCTTCTCGCCGAGGAGCGGGACGGAGGCCGCCGCAAGGACCGGCCGCGTGCCGCCGGCCGTGAAGCGGGCGAGGAGCCGCGAGCTCCGCGAGGTGGGCAGGAGGAAGTCCCTGGAGTTCAGACGGAGCCTCGTGGGGTCGACGCTCGATGTGCTCGTCGAGGGCGCCGCGGGCGCCGGCCTCGTCTCGGGGCTCTCGTCGAACTACGTCCGCCTGACGTTCAGCGGCGAGCAGGCGCTCGCGGGGAGGATCGTCGCGGTGCGGGTCGACCGGGCGGACGGGGTTCTCACCTGGGGCACGGCCCTCGGGGAGCGCCCATGA
- the miaB gene encoding tRNA (N6-isopentenyl adenosine(37)-C2)-methylthiotransferase MiaB → MRFYVETYGCQMNECDSAGIVATLEAAGHTKAAGPSDADAVIVNTCAVRERAEVRVLGRLRHLRGLMRPSAVLGVVGCVAQRMGGELLREVRGVAFVLGTERHGELPEALGRASAGLRTVDTTPDAPSVPARRAPRTEARLRDFVTVMRGCDNFCSYCVVPHVRGRERSLPAEAIVAEVESLVALGARDVTLLGQNVNSYRDGDVGFAELLARVSEVPGLPRLRFATSHPKDLSDDIIEALASRETVCRHVHLPAQSGSDETLSAMNRRYTRADYLRLVRRIRERVPGVAITTDVIVGFPGETPDRFEATLSLMREVRFDSAFMFRYSPRPGTAAAALDDDVPEAEKVRRLEQVIRLQKRTSEELNAALVGSVQEVLVEGPSERDGRLLFGRTGSGKGAVFEGSESLRGALARVRVTASSAWTLRGDIVPGRA, encoded by the coding sequence ATGAGGTTCTACGTCGAGACCTACGGATGTCAGATGAACGAGTGCGACTCGGCCGGGATCGTCGCGACCCTCGAGGCCGCGGGCCACACGAAGGCCGCGGGTCCGTCCGACGCCGACGCGGTCATCGTCAACACCTGCGCCGTCCGGGAGCGAGCCGAGGTGCGCGTGCTCGGGCGGCTCCGGCATCTTCGGGGGCTCATGCGCCCGTCGGCGGTGCTCGGCGTCGTGGGCTGCGTCGCGCAGCGCATGGGCGGGGAGCTTCTGCGCGAGGTGCGCGGCGTCGCCTTCGTGCTGGGGACCGAGCGCCACGGCGAACTGCCCGAGGCCCTCGGCCGCGCGTCGGCGGGGCTGCGCACCGTCGACACCACGCCGGACGCCCCGTCCGTCCCGGCACGCCGCGCGCCCCGCACCGAGGCCCGCCTCCGCGACTTCGTCACCGTCATGCGCGGCTGCGACAACTTCTGCTCGTACTGCGTCGTGCCGCACGTCCGCGGACGCGAGCGGTCGCTGCCGGCCGAGGCGATCGTCGCGGAGGTCGAGTCGCTCGTCGCGCTCGGCGCAAGGGATGTCACGCTGCTGGGACAGAACGTCAACTCGTACCGCGACGGCGACGTCGGCTTCGCGGAGCTCCTCGCGCGCGTGAGCGAGGTGCCCGGGCTCCCGCGGCTTCGCTTCGCGACGTCGCACCCCAAGGACCTGTCGGACGACATCATCGAGGCCCTGGCATCGCGCGAGACGGTGTGCCGACACGTGCATCTTCCGGCGCAGTCGGGTTCGGACGAGACGCTCTCGGCCATGAACAGACGGTACACGCGCGCAGACTACCTGCGGCTCGTTCGCCGCATCCGCGAGCGCGTGCCCGGCGTGGCCATCACGACCGACGTCATCGTGGGATTCCCGGGCGAGACGCCCGACCGCTTCGAGGCCACGCTCTCGCTCATGCGCGAGGTCCGGTTCGACTCCGCCTTCATGTTCCGCTACTCGCCGCGCCCCGGCACCGCGGCCGCCGCGCTCGACGACGACGTCCCCGAGGCCGAGAAGGTCCGGCGGCTCGAGCAGGTGATCCGGCTCCAGAAGCGGACGAGCGAGGAGCTGAACGCGGCCCTCGTCGGGTCGGTCCAGGAGGTGCTCGTCGAGGGACCGAGCGAGCGGGACGGGAGGCTCCTCTTCGGGCGGACGGGATCGGGGAAGGGAGCGGTCTTCGAGGGGTCGGAGTCGCTGCGCGGCGCGCTCGCGCGCGTGCGCGTGACCGCGTCCTCCGCGTGGACGCTGCGGGGCGACATCGTGCCCGGGCGCGCGTGA
- a CDS encoding LapA family protein codes for MWILKTLLFLVFLIAVTYFVTLNGATWVDVRLTDSGPPHEVHLMFLLFQAFVVGAVVWFLATVSHEIVFRRTIRKLRQENADLLQEVAGLRNISLDGIDAEKPPSDGR; via the coding sequence GTGTGGATCCTGAAGACGCTTCTGTTCCTCGTCTTCCTCATCGCCGTGACGTACTTCGTCACGCTGAACGGCGCCACGTGGGTTGACGTGAGGCTCACTGACTCCGGCCCCCCGCACGAGGTCCACCTCATGTTCCTCCTCTTCCAGGCGTTCGTCGTGGGGGCGGTGGTCTGGTTCCTCGCCACCGTGTCGCACGAGATCGTGTTCCGGCGCACCATCAGGAAGCTCAGACAGGAGAACGCGGACCTCCTGCAGGAGGTCGCCGGCCTCCGCAACATCTCGCTCGACGGCATCGACGCTGAGAAGCCTCCTTCCGACGGACGCTAG
- a CDS encoding tetratricopeptide repeat protein gives MAYGVFGAFLLLLFLVWVTVTSRRIRERAAPPDAAAYRRGIDAMVAGDRDAAVRHLAAAVRDDPRNVDAYVKLGNLLRERGQLRQATQIHRELLIKRRLPPTTKSEILRCYALDLAASGNWGEVLETLRSLPRSERGDPEALRLTRDAHENTGELDRAVHDHRELLRAATDAAQPPLGVYRAHTALLSLRQGDAARAKAELQAAVNESPEAVLAHAYLGDIARDEGDAGNAIAHWLKLVSERPECADLVFDRLEKAYYDAGDFGRMMRVYEDIVARSPANAPALIGLARMHERKGALDEAIRVAQEAVKHEGATLAGHRELLEMLARNGQHEEAARLAVALVRRLSDERGARKCASCGKRWTDAAWRCQHCGAWTHGC, from the coding sequence ATGGCCTACGGCGTCTTCGGGGCGTTCCTGCTGCTCCTCTTCCTCGTCTGGGTGACGGTCACGTCACGGAGGATCAGGGAGCGCGCCGCGCCGCCCGACGCGGCGGCCTACCGACGCGGCATCGACGCCATGGTGGCGGGGGACCGCGACGCGGCCGTGCGGCACCTCGCCGCCGCCGTGCGGGACGATCCGCGCAACGTCGACGCTTACGTGAAGCTCGGCAACCTCCTTCGCGAGCGCGGCCAGCTCCGACAGGCGACACAGATCCACCGCGAGCTCCTCATCAAGCGGCGCCTGCCCCCGACCACGAAGAGCGAGATCCTGAGGTGCTACGCCCTCGACCTGGCGGCGTCGGGCAACTGGGGCGAAGTGCTGGAGACCCTGCGCTCGCTGCCGAGGTCCGAGCGGGGCGACCCGGAGGCGCTCAGGCTGACGCGCGACGCCCACGAGAACACGGGCGAGCTCGACCGCGCGGTGCACGACCACCGGGAGCTCCTCAGGGCGGCGACCGACGCGGCGCAGCCGCCGCTCGGCGTCTACCGGGCGCACACGGCGCTCCTCTCGCTCAGGCAGGGCGACGCGGCGCGCGCCAAGGCGGAGCTGCAGGCGGCCGTCAACGAGTCGCCCGAGGCGGTCCTGGCGCACGCGTACCTGGGCGACATCGCGCGCGACGAGGGTGACGCGGGAAACGCGATCGCCCACTGGCTGAAGCTGGTCTCCGAGAGGCCGGAGTGCGCCGATCTCGTCTTCGACCGGCTGGAGAAGGCGTACTACGACGCCGGCGACTTCGGCAGGATGATGCGCGTGTACGAGGACATCGTGGCCCGCTCGCCGGCCAACGCCCCCGCGCTCATCGGGCTCGCCCGCATGCACGAGCGGAAGGGGGCGCTCGACGAGGCCATCCGCGTCGCGCAGGAGGCGGTCAAGCACGAGGGAGCGACGCTGGCGGGGCACCGCGAGCTTCTCGAGATGCTCGCGCGGAACGGGCAGCACGAGGAGGCCGCGCGTCTGGCCGTGGCGCTGGTCCGGAGGCTGTCGGACGAGCGGGGCGCGCGCAAGTGCGCCTCGTGCGGGAAGCGGTGGACCGATGCTGCCTGGCGCTGCCAGCACTGCGGGGCGTGGACCCATGGCTGCTGA